Proteins from one Niallia circulans genomic window:
- a CDS encoding DUF1002 domain-containing protein — protein MNRKKWAVLVLSLLLLLPIRAFADAATGDMIITLGANLTEEQKKLLLTEMNAPDDAEIITVTNEEEHKYLGSYISKRLIGTKAISSSAITIADSGSGINVKSKNINWVTDEMYINALITAGVKDAEIYVTAPIQVSGTAALTGIIKAYEVSTDTKIPEEVKQAANEEMVETANLGEEIGTDKASALMAKIKEKIAENKPSTDAELQKIIDDAASDLNITLTDAQKQTLMDFFNKLKDLDINWNQVGDQLQDAKDKFNAFIESEEGQGFLAKVKEFFASIVDAIKSFFS, from the coding sequence ATGAACAGAAAAAAATGGGCTGTGCTAGTCTTATCACTTTTGCTTCTGCTCCCTATCCGCGCATTTGCAGATGCAGCTACAGGCGATATGATTATTACGTTAGGAGCAAACTTGACAGAGGAACAGAAAAAACTGCTGTTAACCGAAATGAATGCCCCTGATGACGCAGAAATCATTACTGTGACAAATGAAGAAGAACATAAATACTTAGGAAGCTACATATCAAAACGATTAATTGGTACAAAAGCCATTTCTTCCTCTGCGATAACAATTGCAGATTCTGGAAGCGGAATAAATGTAAAATCAAAAAACATTAATTGGGTTACTGATGAGATGTACATTAATGCTCTTATAACAGCTGGAGTTAAAGATGCGGAAATTTATGTGACAGCACCGATTCAGGTTTCAGGAACAGCAGCACTTACTGGAATTATTAAAGCATACGAGGTGTCCACAGACACTAAAATACCTGAAGAAGTAAAACAGGCTGCCAACGAGGAAATGGTGGAAACTGCTAATCTCGGGGAAGAAATTGGAACAGATAAAGCTTCTGCCCTAATGGCAAAGATTAAAGAAAAAATAGCTGAAAACAAACCGTCAACAGATGCAGAGCTTCAAAAAATTATCGATGATGCTGCAAGCGACTTGAACATAACCTTAACAGATGCCCAAAAGCAAACATTGATGGATTTCTTCAATAAACTAAAAGACTTGGATATCAACTGGAATCAAGTTGGCGATCAGCTGCAGGACGCAAAGGATAAATTTAATGCTTTTATTGAAAGCGAGGAAGGGCAAGGATTTCTTGCAAAAGTAAAAGAATTTTTCGCAAGTATTGTAGATGCGATTAAATCGTTTTTCTCTTAA
- the sigF gene encoding RNA polymerase sporulation sigma factor SigF has translation MDVEVKKEKETYLKDHEVKELIKRSQDGNQSARDTIVQKNMRLVWSVVQRFLNRGYDPDDLFQIGCIGLLKSVDKFDLSYDVKFSTYAVPMIIGEIQRFIRDDGTVKVSRSLKELSNKIRKAKDELSKQYGRTPTVGEISEHLDIPPEDIVLAQEAARTPSSIHETVYENDGDPITLLDQIDDGNEGKWFDKIALQEAIRELDERERLIVYLRYYKDQTQSEVATRLGISQVQVSRLEKKILLQMKEQMDL, from the coding sequence ATGGATGTGGAGGTAAAAAAGGAGAAAGAAACGTATTTAAAAGACCATGAAGTGAAGGAGCTTATTAAAAGAAGCCAAGATGGCAATCAGTCAGCTAGAGATACAATAGTCCAGAAAAATATGCGCCTTGTATGGTCCGTCGTGCAAAGATTTTTGAACAGAGGTTATGATCCAGATGACCTGTTTCAAATCGGTTGTATCGGGTTGCTTAAATCGGTCGATAAATTCGATTTAAGCTATGATGTGAAATTCTCGACGTATGCAGTACCAATGATTATCGGCGAAATTCAACGCTTTATTCGTGATGACGGCACAGTAAAGGTGAGCCGCTCCTTAAAGGAATTGAGCAATAAAATCAGGAAAGCAAAAGATGAGCTCTCCAAACAGTATGGACGGACACCGACTGTCGGAGAGATTTCAGAGCATCTTGATATTCCGCCAGAAGATATAGTGTTAGCGCAAGAGGCTGCAAGAACACCTTCTTCTATTCATGAAACAGTATATGAAAACGATGGCGATCCTATTACCCTTCTTGATCAGATAGATGATGGCAATGAAGGGAAATGGTTTGATAAAATCGCCTTGCAAGAAGCGATTAGGGAGCTTGATGAACGAGAAAGGCTAATCGTGTACCTCCGATATTATAAAGACCAGACACAATCGGAGGTTGCGACAAGGCTGGGAATTTCACAAGTACAAGTATCGCGGCTTGAGAAAAAGATATTACTACAAATGAAAGAGCAGATGGATCTTTAA
- the spoIIAB gene encoding anti-sigma F factor produces the protein MRNEMHLQFSAQSQNESFARVTVAAFITQLDPTMDELTEIKTVVSEAVTNCIIHGYENDPDGIVYISVIMEDSFIDLTIRDDGKGIMDVEEARQPLFTTKPELERSGMGFTIMENFMDEIDVHSSPENGTEIRLRKHLIKSKMLSN, from the coding sequence ATGAGAAATGAAATGCATTTGCAATTCAGCGCACAAAGCCAAAATGAATCCTTTGCCAGAGTAACTGTCGCTGCTTTTATTACACAGCTTGATCCGACAATGGATGAACTGACGGAAATTAAAACAGTTGTTTCTGAAGCAGTCACAAACTGTATTATACATGGATATGAAAATGATCCTGATGGAATAGTTTATATTTCTGTCATTATGGAGGATTCCTTCATTGATTTGACTATCCGTGATGATGGTAAAGGAATTATGGATGTGGAAGAAGCAAGACAGCCGTTATTTACGACAAAGCCTGAATTAGAAAGATCCGGAATGGGATTCACCATCATGGAAAATTTTATGGACGAAATTGACGTGCACTCTAGCCCCGAAAATGGAACTGAGATCCGCCTGCGAAAGCATTTAATAAAGAGCAAAATGCTAAGCAATTAA
- a CDS encoding DUF309 domain-containing protein — translation MYPHEYIEYLGHFHGDQDFFECHEILEEYWKEVDPGNKDSIWVAFILLAVSCYHHRRGNFRGAGKTLEKATSMFHRGDWNWNDFGLDETLLFERMDQRQLDIRNQLSYSPFILPINAKSLELECVKWCQSVGMEWQSSHIPIDDIINRHLTRDRTEVMIERTAAIEERKNRLN, via the coding sequence GTGTATCCACATGAATATATTGAGTACTTGGGGCATTTCCATGGAGATCAGGATTTTTTCGAGTGTCACGAGATTCTAGAAGAATATTGGAAGGAGGTCGATCCTGGCAATAAAGACTCTATTTGGGTTGCCTTTATCCTTTTAGCTGTATCCTGTTATCATCATCGTCGGGGAAACTTCCGCGGGGCAGGCAAAACATTAGAGAAAGCAACCAGCATGTTTCACCGCGGTGACTGGAACTGGAATGACTTCGGACTTGATGAGACATTATTGTTCGAAAGAATGGACCAAAGACAGCTAGATATTAGGAATCAACTATCCTACAGTCCCTTCATTCTGCCAATCAATGCTAAATCCCTGGAGCTAGAATGTGTGAAATGGTGTCAATCTGTTGGAATGGAGTGGCAGTCCTCTCACATTCCAATAGATGATATTATTAATCGTCATTTGACACGAGACAGAACAGAGGTAATGATTGAAAGAACCGCTGCTATTGAGGAGCGGAAAAACCGCCTTAATTAG
- a CDS encoding GNAT family N-acetyltransferase, giving the protein MIIRYKKSFEKIAMGLLSFMPAEKDLKVLQQTIKQYEANENWQLFLWKEEEDIIGLIGIIFEDETSISIQHISVNPSHRHQGVGKAMVQAIKSQYTNKKIEANELTVGFLSKCMNMEENLNS; this is encoded by the coding sequence ATGATTATTCGTTATAAAAAATCTTTTGAGAAAATTGCAATGGGCCTGCTTTCTTTTATGCCAGCTGAAAAAGATTTAAAGGTGCTCCAGCAAACGATTAAACAATACGAGGCTAATGAAAATTGGCAGCTTTTTTTATGGAAGGAAGAAGAGGACATCATCGGTCTGATCGGTATCATTTTTGAGGATGAGACGAGTATCAGCATTCAGCATATATCCGTTAATCCTTCTCATAGGCATCAAGGTGTTGGAAAAGCAATGGTGCAAGCAATTAAGTCACAATATACCAACAAAAAAATAGAAGCAAACGAATTGACTGTAGGGTTTCTTTCTAAATGCATGAATATGGAGGAAAATCTAAATTCGTAA
- a CDS encoding stage V sporulation protein AB, with the protein MIIKILVVLFIGAAWGITVGAGYVAFLTVFGIIPRLTQLTKTGSKIHSYEWSVVCGAVCGTFLFLREPSFSISSLILIVMGLAGGIYIGMIAAALTEVLNVFPLLAKRVGMDDRLLVLMMALVFGKIFGSLFHWMYFAP; encoded by the coding sequence ATGATCATTAAGATACTTGTAGTGCTTTTTATCGGGGCGGCTTGGGGGATTACAGTCGGAGCTGGTTATGTTGCCTTTTTGACCGTATTTGGCATCATACCGAGACTCACCCAGCTAACAAAAACAGGCAGTAAGATTCACTCCTATGAGTGGTCAGTTGTTTGTGGTGCGGTTTGTGGCACATTTTTATTTTTAAGAGAACCTTCTTTTTCCATTTCGTCTTTAATCCTAATTGTGATGGGTCTTGCAGGAGGCATTTATATTGGCATGATAGCTGCTGCGCTAACAGAAGTATTGAATGTTTTTCCGCTTTTAGCAAAAAGGGTGGGCATGGATGATCGGCTTCTCGTTTTGATGATGGCGCTCGTTTTTGGCAAAATCTTCGGCTCTCTGTTTCATTGGATGTATTTTGCACCGTAG
- the scpB gene encoding SMC-Scp complex subunit ScpB, translating to MVTNWKGIIESLLFAAGDEGLTVKQLAHVLNVEQFEAEQITRELMEDYGKDQDRGISIVEIAGTFQLATKKEHSVYLKKLVESPHASTLSQAALETLAIIAYKQPITRAEIEEIRGVKTERPLHTLSAKALIKEVGRAEGAGRAILYGTTKEFLDHFGLKDLGELPVLAEKEEEFKQEEADLFFESFQQLED from the coding sequence ATGGTTACAAATTGGAAAGGTATTATTGAAAGTCTGTTATTTGCTGCAGGAGATGAAGGTCTTACAGTCAAGCAGTTGGCACATGTCCTGAATGTAGAGCAATTTGAAGCAGAACAGATAACAAGGGAACTGATGGAGGATTACGGAAAGGATCAAGACAGAGGTATTTCGATTGTGGAAATAGCGGGCACATTCCAGCTTGCTACAAAAAAGGAACACTCTGTGTATTTGAAAAAGCTCGTTGAATCTCCTCATGCTTCCACCTTATCGCAGGCTGCTTTAGAAACACTTGCGATTATTGCTTATAAACAACCGATAACAAGGGCGGAAATAGAGGAAATTCGCGGTGTAAAAACAGAAAGACCACTGCATACACTTTCCGCTAAAGCACTGATTAAAGAAGTAGGCAGGGCAGAAGGAGCAGGTAGAGCCATATTGTATGGGACGACGAAGGAGTTTTTAGATCATTTTGGACTCAAGGACCTAGGTGAACTCCCTGTACTTGCAGAAAAAGAAGAGGAATTTAAGCAAGAAGAGGCTGATTTATTTTTTGAGTCATTCCAGCAATTGGAGGATTAG
- a CDS encoding stage V sporulation protein AA has protein sequence MAETVYIRMRNRIEKRLNEDVLLQDLAQVIAADALMEQLEAMVIYRISEGDRNIIVIDSTRIIKAIRSINQDLEIQIIGPAQTIIEVILKKKEASIPLFLLVWLLLFIGSALTIMNFHEDVSMQAVHQKLYKIITGKEVEKPLIFQIPYSLGLGLGMIIFFNHVFKKRFNEEPSPLEVEVFSYQQALDQYVIMHENKESMKKLDDH, from the coding sequence ATGGCTGAGACGGTTTATATTCGGATGAGAAATCGTATCGAAAAAAGATTGAATGAGGATGTGCTGCTGCAAGATTTAGCACAAGTGATTGCTGCTGATGCTCTCATGGAACAATTGGAAGCAATGGTCATATACCGTATTTCAGAGGGTGACCGAAATATCATTGTCATTGACAGCACAAGAATTATCAAAGCAATCCGCAGCATCAACCAAGACTTGGAGATACAGATTATCGGCCCTGCACAAACCATCATTGAAGTCATCCTTAAAAAAAAGGAAGCATCAATACCGCTTTTTTTGCTAGTTTGGCTGCTTCTTTTTATTGGATCTGCTCTAACAATTATGAACTTTCATGAAGATGTTAGTATGCAAGCAGTTCATCAAAAGCTGTATAAAATCATTACAGGAAAAGAGGTAGAAAAGCCTCTTATCTTTCAAATTCCCTATAGCTTAGGGTTAGGCTTGGGGATGATTATCTTCTTTAATCATGTATTTAAAAAGCGTTTTAACGAAGAGCCAAGCCCTTTGGAAGTAGAGGTTTTCTCCTATCAGCAAGCTTTGGACCAATATGTAATCATGCATGAGAATAAAGAAAGTATGAAAAAATTAGATGATCATTAA
- the spoIIAA gene encoding anti-sigma F factor antagonist gives MSLNIELETKNNVLCIRLAGELDHHYAEELRTKATEAIESKNIRHIVLNLEHLSFMDSSGLGVILGRYKQIKQLGGEMVICAISPSVQRLFDMSGMFKIMKLETNEQFALERLGVA, from the coding sequence GTGAGTCTTAATATTGAGCTGGAAACAAAAAACAATGTTCTTTGTATTCGTTTAGCAGGGGAATTAGATCATCACTACGCGGAAGAGCTACGCACAAAAGCTACAGAAGCGATAGAGAGCAAAAATATTCGCCATATTGTTTTAAACTTAGAGCATTTATCATTTATGGATAGTTCAGGCTTAGGAGTTATCTTAGGCAGATATAAACAAATAAAGCAGTTAGGCGGAGAAATGGTGATTTGTGCAATCTCCCCGAGTGTCCAAAGGTTGTTTGATATGTCTGGCATGTTTAAAATAATGAAGCTGGAAACAAATGAACAATTTGCACTTGAAAGATTGGGGGTTGCATAA
- a CDS encoding spore germination protein has translation MTTIYKKLTDVEKYMQDRVGLGVSFDLGVRKIFVLHHEVNVYYVNGLIDSAIISNLLEQLLFLNDEERVHQSEDFFKIIENQLVHHQVQPLDKMDELVDQVLSGLIVAVMEGYNQGLAIDVRSYPGRTPQEPDTEKVIRGSRDGFVENIIINTAITRRRIRDERLRFEILKVGERSKTDVAIGYIKDIADPDLVDIIKKELENIDVDGISMADKTIEEFLLKQGYNPYPLVRYTERADVTANHLLEGHVVIYVDTSPSVIITPATYFHHLQHAEEYRQAPMVGTFVRWVRFIGVLASLFFLPMWFLVTLEPSLLPENLAFIGPTERTHLPLIVQLFIADFGLEFLRIAAIHTPTPLSTAMGLVAAVMIGQIAIDVGLFVPEVILYVSVAAIGNFATPSYELGIANKLVRFILLILVAIFHTPGFVVGCTLYVLFLASLRTLNVPYLWPFIPFYPKALANILIRRTVPGSKLRPSHAHVQDRNK, from the coding sequence ATGACGACCATTTATAAAAAGCTAACAGATGTTGAAAAGTACATGCAGGACAGGGTTGGTTTAGGTGTTAGCTTTGACCTTGGAGTTAGAAAAATCTTCGTACTCCACCATGAAGTAAATGTATATTATGTTAACGGATTAATTGATAGTGCGATCATTTCCAATCTTTTAGAACAGCTGTTGTTTTTAAATGATGAGGAGCGGGTTCATCAATCAGAGGATTTTTTCAAAATTATTGAAAACCAGCTTGTGCATCATCAAGTACAGCCGCTTGATAAAATGGACGAACTTGTGGATCAGGTGTTATCAGGGCTTATTGTCGCAGTGATGGAAGGCTATAATCAAGGCCTTGCCATTGATGTGCGGAGCTATCCAGGCAGAACCCCGCAGGAACCAGATACAGAAAAGGTAATAAGAGGCTCAAGGGATGGCTTTGTTGAAAATATTATTATCAATACAGCTATCACAAGAAGAAGAATACGTGATGAGCGGCTGAGATTTGAAATCTTAAAGGTCGGCGAACGCTCAAAAACCGATGTGGCAATAGGCTATATTAAGGACATTGCTGACCCTGACCTTGTAGACATTATTAAAAAGGAATTAGAGAACATTGATGTTGATGGCATATCAATGGCAGATAAGACAATTGAGGAATTTTTGCTAAAGCAAGGCTATAACCCATATCCGCTCGTTCGATACACAGAAAGAGCGGACGTTACTGCCAATCATTTGCTTGAGGGGCATGTGGTTATTTATGTCGATACTTCACCGAGTGTTATTATAACACCAGCTACCTATTTTCATCATTTGCAGCATGCGGAGGAATACAGACAAGCTCCGATGGTTGGGACATTTGTCCGCTGGGTCCGCTTTATTGGTGTCTTAGCATCCTTGTTTTTTTTACCAATGTGGTTTCTTGTCACACTTGAGCCATCTCTGTTACCTGAGAACCTGGCCTTTATTGGACCGACGGAACGCACTCATTTACCACTAATTGTTCAGCTGTTCATTGCTGACTTTGGTTTGGAATTCTTACGGATAGCAGCCATTCATACGCCAACACCACTCTCGACCGCAATGGGCTTAGTTGCGGCAGTAATGATTGGACAAATCGCCATCGATGTCGGCTTGTTTGTACCAGAAGTCATTTTGTACGTATCTGTTGCAGCAATTGGCAATTTCGCAACCCCGAGTTATGAGTTGGGGATTGCGAATAAGCTGGTGCGATTTATATTGTTGATTTTAGTTGCGATATTCCATACGCCAGGTTTCGTTGTTGGCTGTACATTGTATGTTTTGTTCTTAGCAAGCTTGCGTACATTGAATGTTCCGTATTTATGGCCATTCATCCCGTTTTATCCGAAGGCACTTGCTAATATCCTAATTCGCAGAACGGTTCCAGGAAGTAAATTGAGACCGAGCCATGCTCATGTACAAGATCGGAACAAATAA
- a CDS encoding stage V sporulation protein AE yields the protein MGTKRKVILITDGDEYARRAVEMVAKEVGGRCISMSFGNPSNHSGPEILSLIKKAKKDPVLVMFDDSGYVGEGAGETALKYIAAHKDVEVLGVIAVASRTRREEWTRIDVAIDQDGNLTPYGVDKLGIPEYEIGRMSGDTVYSLDSLHLPLVVGIGDIGKMGKRDSYEKGAPITRKAVEYILERSGFYEQ from the coding sequence ATGGGTACAAAAAGAAAAGTCATTTTGATAACAGATGGAGACGAATATGCCAGAAGAGCTGTGGAAATGGTGGCAAAGGAAGTTGGCGGCCGCTGTATATCTATGTCATTTGGCAATCCATCAAATCATAGCGGTCCTGAAATTTTGAGCTTAATAAAAAAAGCAAAAAAAGATCCTGTATTAGTAATGTTTGATGACAGCGGTTATGTCGGAGAAGGGGCCGGTGAGACAGCGTTAAAATACATAGCAGCACATAAGGATGTTGAGGTGCTTGGGGTAATCGCTGTTGCAAGCAGGACAAGAAGAGAAGAATGGACAAGAATTGATGTGGCAATTGACCAAGATGGCAACCTGACTCCATACGGGGTTGATAAGCTAGGGATTCCAGAATATGAGATAGGAAGAATGAGCGGCGATACCGTTTACAGCCTTGATAGTCTTCATTTGCCATTGGTTGTGGGCATCGGAGATATCGGCAAGATGGGAAAACGTGATTCCTATGAAAAAGGTGCACCTATTACTCGAAAAGCAGTGGAATATATTTTAGAAAGAAGTGGTTTTTATGAGCAATGA
- the lysA gene encoding diaminopimelate decarboxylase, whose protein sequence is MHYYGTSSVNEAGHLEIGGVDTVRIVEEFGTPVYVYDVALIRERARGFKDTFAKRGIPAQVAYASKAFSTIAMVQLANEEGLSLDVVSGGELYTAIAAGFPMERIHFHGNNKSKDELLMAIEHNIGCIVVDNFYELELLQELCEQQNSKMAILLRVTPGIEAHTHDYILTGQEDSKFGFGLQNGQAEEALLKAMDSQNIELLGLHCHIGSQIFETTGFVLAAKKIIDTLHQWKQAHGYETKVLNLGGGFGIRYTNEDQPIQPSEYVEEIITEVEKNMKQFGMNMPEIWIEPGRSLVGDAGTTLYKIGSRKEVPDVRQYLAIDGGMTDNIRPALYDAKYEAVLANKPLMEAEETVSIAGKCCESGDMLIWNLPLPKANDQDILAVFCTGAYGYSMANNYNRIPKPPVVFVENKEAVLVVKRETYEDIVRLDLPLKEKASLKK, encoded by the coding sequence ATGCATTATTATGGAACTTCTAGTGTGAACGAAGCTGGGCATTTAGAGATTGGCGGCGTTGATACAGTGAGAATAGTCGAAGAATTCGGAACACCAGTATATGTATACGATGTAGCGCTTATTAGAGAAAGAGCGAGAGGGTTTAAGGATACATTTGCAAAACGAGGAATCCCTGCACAGGTTGCTTATGCAAGCAAAGCATTCTCGACAATTGCAATGGTCCAGCTTGCTAACGAGGAGGGGCTGTCACTTGACGTAGTTTCCGGCGGAGAGCTTTATACGGCAATTGCCGCAGGATTCCCTATGGAGAGAATCCACTTCCACGGCAATAATAAAAGCAAAGATGAGCTATTGATGGCAATAGAGCATAATATTGGCTGTATTGTAGTTGATAATTTTTATGAACTGGAGCTATTGCAAGAGCTTTGCGAACAACAAAACAGCAAGATGGCGATTCTGCTTCGTGTAACACCTGGTATTGAAGCACATACGCATGACTACATTTTGACAGGACAAGAGGATTCTAAATTTGGATTTGGTTTGCAAAATGGACAAGCAGAAGAAGCATTGCTTAAAGCAATGGATTCCCAAAATATAGAGCTATTAGGGCTGCATTGTCATATCGGCTCGCAAATCTTTGAAACGACAGGGTTTGTTCTTGCTGCCAAAAAAATAATTGATACGCTACATCAATGGAAACAGGCCCATGGCTATGAAACGAAGGTTCTCAACCTTGGTGGAGGATTCGGTATCAGATACACAAATGAAGATCAGCCTATTCAGCCTTCTGAATATGTCGAAGAGATTATTACAGAGGTTGAGAAGAATATGAAGCAGTTCGGCATGAATATGCCTGAAATTTGGATTGAACCTGGTCGTTCTCTTGTTGGAGATGCTGGTACAACTCTTTATAAAATCGGATCTAGAAAAGAAGTTCCGGACGTTCGTCAGTACTTAGCAATTGATGGCGGCATGACAGATAATATTAGACCAGCACTTTATGATGCTAAATATGAAGCTGTGTTGGCGAATAAACCTTTGATGGAAGCGGAAGAAACCGTGTCAATTGCAGGTAAATGCTGTGAGTCTGGAGATATGCTTATTTGGAACCTGCCATTGCCAAAAGCGAATGATCAAGATATTTTAGCAGTGTTTTGTACAGGAGCATACGGCTATTCAATGGCGAATAATTATAATCGCATCCCAAAACCTCCAGTAGTGTTTGTTGAAAACAAAGAAGCAGTCCTTGTTGTGAAAAGAGAGACATATGAGGACATCGTCCGTCTCGATTTGCCACTTAAGGAAAAAGCATCGTTGAAAAAATAA
- a CDS encoding segregation/condensation protein A, producing the protein MMQYNVKIDSFEGPLDLLLHLINKLEIDIYDINVAEITEQYLEYIHAMSVLQLDIASEFLVMAATLLAIKSKMLLPKYDEELLDNDLVYEHEEDTREDLIERLVEYRKYKEAAGDLKEMELERGLIFTKPPSDLSDYAQGTEESAKSELDVSLYDMLAAFQKLMRRKKLQAPLATKITRQEIPIESRMEEILRFIKSKRGRIHFEELFPVHDKTHIVVTFLAVLELMKRQTLFVEQEHNFADIFVVGKEEEGF; encoded by the coding sequence ATAATGCAATATAATGTGAAAATTGATAGCTTTGAAGGTCCATTGGACTTGTTGCTGCATTTAATAAATAAATTAGAAATTGATATATATGATATAAACGTCGCAGAAATTACAGAGCAATATTTAGAATATATTCATGCAATGAGTGTGCTTCAGCTTGATATTGCCAGTGAATTTTTAGTTATGGCAGCAACGCTCCTAGCGATAAAAAGTAAGATGCTGCTGCCTAAATATGATGAAGAGCTGCTTGATAATGACCTTGTTTACGAGCATGAGGAAGACACAAGAGAGGACTTAATTGAAAGGCTTGTAGAATATCGTAAGTATAAGGAAGCAGCTGGTGACTTGAAGGAAATGGAGCTGGAAAGAGGCTTGATTTTCACAAAACCCCCAAGTGATTTGTCAGATTACGCCCAAGGTACGGAGGAATCAGCAAAAAGCGAGCTTGATGTTTCTTTATATGATATGCTGGCAGCCTTCCAAAAGCTGATGCGCAGGAAAAAATTGCAGGCGCCGCTAGCAACGAAAATAACGAGACAGGAAATTCCAATTGAAAGCAGAATGGAGGAAATCCTTCGGTTCATTAAAAGCAAACGAGGCAGAATCCATTTCGAAGAGCTTTTTCCTGTACATGATAAAACCCATATTGTCGTGACTTTTCTTGCGGTGTTGGAACTGATGAAACGTCAAACGTTATTTGTTGAACAAGAACATAATTTTGCAGATATATTTGTGGTTGGAAAGGAAGAGGAAGGATTTTGA
- a CDS encoding superoxide dismutase has product MSSYNEYVKDVLVWNKELKDFLETENIQRSDEIWKSLDKFTSLMETVQRKPIDTEELIKIQHKAEELQDEMEGYFKQRQQIGTIFVNEPTVPAGGHRLPSLPYAYNALEPYIAEEIMRLHHTKHHQSYVDGLNKAENMLVKARKDRKFELVKHWSRELAFHGSGHYLHTIFWNNMSPNGGGEPKGMLLEAIKDYFGSYDAFKQHFTEAAKAVEGVGWAILVWSPRARHLEILQSERHMLLTQWDTIPLLALDVWEHAYYLQYKNNRADYISNWWKIVNWKDVEERFLKASDLKWRPY; this is encoded by the coding sequence ATGAGCAGCTACAATGAATATGTAAAAGATGTGTTAGTCTGGAATAAGGAATTGAAGGACTTTTTAGAAACAGAGAATATCCAAAGAAGTGATGAAATTTGGAAAAGCCTTGATAAGTTCACATCCTTAATGGAAACAGTCCAGCGAAAGCCGATAGATACAGAAGAATTAATTAAAATCCAGCATAAAGCAGAAGAACTACAGGATGAAATGGAAGGCTACTTTAAACAAAGGCAGCAAATAGGGACAATATTTGTCAATGAGCCGACAGTACCTGCAGGCGGTCACAGGCTGCCGTCTCTCCCATATGCTTATAATGCCCTAGAGCCTTACATAGCAGAAGAGATTATGAGGCTTCATCATACAAAACATCACCAGTCCTATGTTGATGGGCTGAATAAAGCGGAAAATATGCTCGTCAAAGCAAGGAAGGACCGAAAGTTTGAGCTAGTGAAGCATTGGTCCAGAGAGCTTGCCTTCCATGGATCAGGACATTATTTGCATACAATATTTTGGAATAATATGAGTCCGAATGGGGGCGGAGAACCAAAGGGGATGCTTCTTGAAGCGATTAAAGACTATTTTGGCAGCTATGATGCTTTCAAGCAGCATTTTACGGAAGCTGCAAAAGCAGTTGAAGGTGTTGGCTGGGCGATTTTGGTGTGGTCACCGCGAGCACGTCATTTGGAAATACTTCAATCTGAAAGGCATATGCTGCTGACACAATGGGATACGATTCCCTTGCTTGCCCTTGATGTATGGGAGCATGCGTATTATTTACAGTATAAAAATAATCGGGCAGATTATATCAGTAATTGGTGGAAAATCGTCAATTGGAAGGATGTAGAGGAAAGGTTTCTTAAAGCGAGTGATTTGAAATGGCGGCCATATTAA